A window of Mucilaginibacter paludis DSM 18603 contains these coding sequences:
- a CDS encoding 30S ribosomal protein S16, whose protein sequence is MATKIRLQRHGKKGKPFYYIVVADSRAPRDGRFIERLGSYNPNTNPATIDINFDKTLQWVNTGAQPTDTCRAILSYKGVLYKKHLQGGIAKGALTEEQAEEKFAAWLDQKDGKITGKKSSLTTAKEEAKKAALIAEAKKKEDKAAAIAAKNAPPAVEEEAPATEEATEEGAE, encoded by the coding sequence ATGGCAACTAAAATCAGACTGCAAAGACACGGTAAAAAAGGAAAACCTTTTTATTATATCGTGGTGGCGGATTCCCGTGCTCCAAGAGACGGTCGTTTCATCGAGCGTTTAGGATCTTATAATCCTAACACAAACCCGGCAACTATTGACATTAATTTTGATAAAACTCTGCAATGGGTAAACACTGGCGCTCAGCCAACAGATACCTGCCGTGCAATTTTATCATACAAAGGTGTTTTATACAAAAAACACTTACAAGGTGGTATCGCTAAAGGCGCCTTAACCGAAGAGCAAGCTGAAGAAAAATTTGCTGCATGGCTTGATCAAAAGGATGGTAAAATCACTGGTAAAAAATCTTCGTTAACTACAGCTAAAGAAGAAGCTAAAAAAGCCGCTTTAATTGCTGAAGCCAAAAAGAAAGAAGATAAAGCTGCAGCTATCGCTGCTAAAAACGCACCTCCTGCTGTTGAAGAAGAAGCTCCTGCTACAGAAGAAGCAACTGAAGAAGGCGCAGAATAA
- the rimM gene encoding ribosome maturation factor RimM (Essential for efficient processing of 16S rRNA), whose product MKIEECFRIGTVTKTRGLKGELQAFIDFDVPEKLNFDALFIESAGRLIPYFVESFKMPQKNIAFIYLEDIDHIDKASPLAKKDIYLPNKLKPKKDESDFGLRDLMGFTAIDEDEGELGEIIEIQELPQQLIATVVYKDREVLFPLSEGIITGIDIVKEIVYVDLPEGLLDIYLD is encoded by the coding sequence ATGAAGATAGAAGAATGCTTCCGCATAGGCACCGTTACTAAAACCCGCGGACTAAAGGGTGAGTTGCAGGCTTTTATTGATTTTGATGTGCCCGAAAAGCTGAACTTTGATGCTTTGTTTATCGAATCGGCAGGCAGGCTTATACCCTATTTTGTGGAATCGTTTAAGATGCCTCAAAAAAACATTGCTTTTATTTACCTCGAAGATATTGATCATATCGATAAGGCATCGCCATTGGCAAAAAAAGATATTTACCTGCCCAATAAGCTTAAGCCAAAAAAGGATGAGAGTGATTTTGGACTGAGAGACCTGATGGGTTTTACAGCTATTGACGAGGATGAGGGTGAATTAGGCGAAATTATTGAGATACAAGAGCTCCCTCAGCAATTGATTGCCACCGTTGTTTATAAAGACCGCGAAGTACTGTTCCCATTAAGCGAAGGCATTATTACAGGGATAGATATTGTAAAGGAAATTGTTTACGTAGATCTGCCGGAAGGCTTATTGGATATTTATCTTGATTAA
- a CDS encoding mechanosensitive ion channel family protein, with product MNTAFFNNIIWGNSIKSYLLFAGILLLWLFFRKLFSRLFSHLLLALFGRFGKELNAAVFVDLLIKPVQFFISLWLIYLAVNQLNYPLNEAIYSRSKLVNKAEVINTITLIQVIDKLFLLLMIISLFWIALRIVDFIAHVFAYRASITASKEDDQLVPFVKELVKITTVSIAFFVILGYVFEINVLTLITGLGIGGIAIALAAKESLENLLGSFTIFVDRPFIVGDFVKVNGIEGTVEKVGFRSTRIRTAEKSLVTMPNKKMIDTPLENMTVRNYRRIKFDIGLTYNTPIQEIRVIAQKITDYINEHPKTNNDAIVTFENFGSSSLDLQVLYYIEMMDYNPYLKIKEEINFKIIEIVQQSSGDFAFPTQTVIHQYDAPAGGTESQ from the coding sequence ATGAATACCGCCTTTTTTAATAACATCATTTGGGGCAATAGCATTAAAAGTTATTTGCTTTTTGCTGGCATTCTGCTGCTCTGGCTATTTTTTAGAAAACTATTTTCAAGGTTATTCAGCCATTTGTTACTGGCGCTATTTGGCCGTTTTGGTAAAGAGCTAAATGCAGCAGTTTTTGTTGACCTGCTGATTAAACCTGTTCAGTTTTTTATCAGTCTATGGCTCATTTACCTGGCTGTAAATCAATTAAATTATCCCTTAAACGAGGCCATTTATAGCCGATCAAAGCTTGTTAATAAAGCAGAAGTTATCAATACCATCACGCTTATCCAGGTAATTGATAAACTGTTTTTATTGTTGATGATCATTTCATTATTCTGGATCGCCCTGCGTATTGTTGATTTTATAGCACATGTATTTGCTTACCGGGCATCCATAACAGCATCTAAAGAAGACGACCAGTTAGTGCCGTTTGTTAAGGAGTTAGTTAAAATAACCACCGTTAGCATCGCTTTTTTTGTGATACTGGGATATGTTTTCGAGATTAATGTTTTAACGTTGATTACCGGCCTGGGTATTGGCGGTATAGCCATTGCGCTTGCTGCCAAAGAGAGTTTGGAGAACCTGCTGGGCTCGTTCACTATTTTTGTGGATAGGCCCTTTATTGTGGGCGATTTTGTAAAAGTGAATGGTATTGAAGGTACGGTTGAGAAAGTAGGTTTCAGAAGCACACGTATACGTACAGCCGAGAAAAGCCTGGTTACTATGCCCAATAAAAAGATGATTGATACACCGCTCGAAAACATGACGGTGCGAAACTACCGGCGGATTAAATTTGATATAGGCCTAACCTATAATACCCCGATACAAGAGATCAGGGTTATAGCTCAAAAAATCACTGATTACATTAACGAACACCCCAAAACAAATAACGATGCCATTGTCACGTTTGAGAATTTTGGAAGTTCGTCGTTAGATTTGCAGGTATTGTATTACATCGAAATGATGGATTATAATCCCTATTTGAAGATTAAGGAAGAAATAAACTTCAAAATAATCGAAATAGTTCAGCAAAGCAGCGGCGATTTTGCCTTCCCAACTCAAACGGTTATTCATCAGTACGATGCGCCGGCCGGTGGTACCGAATCTCAATAA
- a CDS encoding biotin--[acetyl-CoA-carboxylase] ligase, with amino-acid sequence MQNNTFSGLFVGQNLITLTEVDSTNNFLKQALANSTPLTEGTVIMAESQYAGRGQQQNRWHSEPGKNLTFSILLKPSFLPLNQQFNLNVAVSVGIIKVLEKVLGPTARIKWPNDIYYGDYKLGGVLIENMVQGGQIKNAIIGIGLNVNQDSFHPDVSNATSIRHILQRDYDLKALLAEICGSIEAAYLSLRAQNFEQLKTYYLQKLYWLDELKSFKANGIRFDGTIKTVDANGQLCISVDGTLKHYDFKEIEFLNK; translated from the coding sequence TTGCAAAATAACACATTTTCAGGATTATTTGTTGGACAAAATTTGATCACTTTAACCGAAGTTGATTCAACTAACAATTTCCTTAAACAAGCATTGGCAAATTCCACGCCATTAACTGAAGGTACGGTCATTATGGCAGAAAGCCAATACGCCGGTCGCGGGCAGCAACAAAACCGCTGGCACAGCGAACCCGGAAAAAACCTAACTTTTAGTATATTACTTAAGCCCTCTTTTTTACCCCTCAATCAACAGTTCAATTTAAACGTAGCGGTAAGTGTTGGTATTATTAAAGTTCTGGAAAAAGTTTTGGGCCCTACAGCCAGGATAAAATGGCCCAATGATATTTATTATGGCGATTATAAACTGGGCGGTGTTTTAATTGAAAACATGGTTCAGGGCGGCCAGATAAAAAATGCTATAATAGGTATTGGATTAAACGTTAACCAGGATAGCTTTCACCCAGACGTATCGAATGCTACTTCCATTAGACATATTTTACAACGTGACTATGATTTAAAAGCTTTATTAGCAGAAATCTGTGGAAGTATAGAAGCAGCCTATTTAAGTTTGCGGGCACAAAACTTTGAACAATTAAAAACATACTATCTGCAAAAGTTATACTGGCTTGATGAGCTAAAATCGTTTAAAGCCAATGGAATCCGTTTTGACGGTACAATTAAAACGGTTGATGCCAACGGGCAGTTATGTATAAGTGTAGATGGCACTTTAAAGCATTACGATTTTAAAGAAATAGAATTTTTAAATAAATAG
- a CDS encoding ABC transporter ATP-binding protein, which translates to MEKDEKIKEQPEKIVKSADEKSVGNGDELVIEIKNLKKGFGSKEILKNINLTLKRGENLVVLGRSGSGKSVTIKCIVGLLTQDEGECKVFGDEVSEMDSVQLKELRTKVGFLFQSGALYDSMSVRDNLEFPLIRVLKQHDQAELDQGVNDVLESVGLADAIDKMPSDLSGGMRKRIGLARTLIVKPEIMLYDEPTTGLDPITSREISELILQMQKKYKTSSIIITHDMECAQITADRILVLQDGEYVAEGTYQELEKSESEFVRSFFK; encoded by the coding sequence ATGGAAAAAGACGAAAAAATAAAAGAACAGCCTGAAAAAATAGTAAAATCTGCAGATGAAAAATCTGTCGGCAACGGTGATGAGTTGGTTATCGAAATTAAGAATCTAAAAAAGGGATTCGGCTCAAAAGAAATATTAAAGAACATCAACCTCACTTTAAAACGGGGTGAGAACCTGGTTGTATTAGGTCGTTCCGGTTCGGGTAAATCAGTTACTATCAAATGTATTGTAGGTTTATTAACCCAGGACGAGGGTGAGTGCAAGGTGTTTGGAGATGAGGTTTCAGAAATGGATTCGGTTCAGTTAAAGGAACTTCGTACCAAAGTGGGCTTCCTTTTTCAGAGCGGCGCATTGTATGATTCTATGAGTGTGCGCGATAATTTGGAGTTTCCATTAATTAGGGTACTAAAACAGCATGACCAGGCCGAATTAGACCAGGGGGTTAATGATGTGCTGGAATCTGTAGGATTAGCCGACGCGATAGATAAAATGCCTTCTGATTTATCAGGCGGTATGCGTAAACGGATTGGACTGGCACGCACCTTGATAGTAAAACCAGAGATAATGCTTTATGATGAACCTACTACAGGGCTTGACCCTATTACTTCGCGCGAAATAAGCGAGTTGATACTGCAGATGCAGAAAAAGTATAAAACTTCATCCATTATTATTACTCACGATATGGAATGCGCCCAAATAACCGCCGACCGTATCCTGGTGTTGCAGGATGGGGAATATGTTGCTGAGGGAACGTACCAGGAACTTGAAAAATCAGAGTCAGAATTTGTAAGATCATTTTTTAAATAA
- the trmD gene encoding tRNA (guanosine(37)-N1)-methyltransferase TrmD: MRFDIITVLPGLLESPFAHSILQRAQKKGIAEIHVHNLRDYSSQKQKSVDDYPYGGGSGMVMTIEPFAKCITALKTERDYDEVIFMSPDGETFNQKIANQLSIQTNVIILCGHYKGIDQRIRDIFVTREISIGDYVLSGGELPAAVLVDAIVRLIPGVLSDETSALSDSFQDDMLDAPVYTRPADWNGHKVPDILLSGNTPEVEKWRFEQALERTRQRRPDLLK; this comes from the coding sequence ATGCGTTTTGATATTATCACTGTTTTACCCGGTTTATTAGAGAGCCCCTTTGCCCACTCAATTTTACAACGTGCGCAGAAAAAGGGAATTGCCGAAATACACGTACATAATCTGCGCGACTATTCGAGCCAGAAACAAAAAAGTGTTGACGATTATCCCTACGGCGGCGGCAGCGGTATGGTAATGACTATTGAACCATTTGCCAAGTGTATTACAGCACTTAAGACCGAACGTGACTACGATGAGGTAATATTTATGTCGCCGGATGGTGAAACATTTAACCAGAAAATTGCCAACCAGCTATCTATCCAAACCAACGTAATTATTCTTTGCGGCCACTATAAAGGTATTGATCAGCGTATCCGCGATATTTTTGTTACCAGAGAAATATCCATCGGTGATTATGTATTATCCGGAGGTGAACTGCCTGCAGCCGTTTTGGTTGATGCGATTGTGCGGCTGATACCTGGTGTGTTAAGTGACGAAACATCGGCCCTATCAGATTCTTTCCAGGATGACATGCTCGATGCGCCGGTATACACCCGCCCCGCAGACTGGAACGGCCATAAAGTACCTGATATACTGTTAAGCGGCAATACGCCAGAGGTAGAAAAATGGCGCTTTGAACAGGCCCTTGAGCGTACCAGGCAAAGGCGGCCCGATCTTTTAAAATAA
- the rsfS gene encoding ribosome silencing factor: MVKSKAINESSYISELAVHGIQEKKGNEIIRLDLRNIHSSVADYFVICHADSTTQVKAIANSVEEEIYKATKQEPRHKEGLEHAEWILLDYFDVVIHIFRTDKREYYGVEDLWGDAEIKYYKSA; the protein is encoded by the coding sequence ATGGTAAAAAGTAAAGCAATTAACGAATCGTCCTACATTTCTGAACTGGCTGTACATGGAATACAGGAAAAAAAAGGTAATGAAATCATCAGGTTAGATCTTAGGAACATACACAGTTCGGTAGCCGATTATTTTGTGATATGCCATGCGGACTCTACCACACAGGTTAAAGCGATTGCAAATAGTGTTGAAGAAGAGATTTATAAAGCAACCAAGCAAGAACCCAGGCACAAAGAAGGATTGGAACATGCAGAATGGATACTGCTGGATTATTTTGATGTCGTAATCCACATCTTTAGAACAGATAAGCGCGAATATTATGGTGTGGAAGATTTGTGGGGAGATGCCGAGATTAAATATTATAAAAGCGCTTAA
- a CDS encoding helix-turn-helix transcriptional regulator, translated as MKNSLRIERAIKNITQAELADLIGVSRQTINTIESNKYVPSTVLALKIARVFGKPVEDIFILEDTD; from the coding sequence ATGAAAAATTCACTTCGTATTGAACGCGCCATTAAAAATATAACCCAGGCTGAATTAGCCGATTTAATAGGTGTTTCGCGACAAACCATCAACACTATTGAAAGCAATAAATACGTACCTTCTACCGTACTGGCGCTTAAAATTGCCCGTGTGTTTGGAAAACCTGTGGAGGATATTTTTATATTAGAAGATACCGATTAG
- the rplS gene encoding 50S ribosomal protein L19 encodes MDLVKFVEEQSIEKKVYPTFKSGDTISVHYKIREGNKERIQVYQGVVIQRNSNGNTETFTVRKVSNGIGVERIFPINSPNIDKIELNSQGKVRRAKLYYLRELTGKAARIKSKRV; translated from the coding sequence ATGGATTTAGTAAAATTTGTTGAAGAACAATCAATAGAAAAAAAGGTATATCCAACTTTCAAATCAGGAGATACCATTAGTGTTCACTATAAAATCAGAGAAGGTAACAAGGAACGTATCCAGGTTTACCAAGGTGTTGTTATCCAACGTAACAGCAATGGCAATACAGAAACTTTTACCGTACGTAAAGTATCTAACGGCATTGGTGTTGAGCGTATCTTCCCGATCAACTCCCCAAACATTGATAAAATAGAGTTGAACAGCCAGGGTAAAGTACGTCGTGCTAAATTATACTACCTGCGCGAATTAACAGGTAAGGCTGCTCGTATCAAATCAAAAAGAGTTTAA
- the pfkA gene encoding 6-phosphofructokinase: MAQIKNIGVFTSGGDAPGMNAAIRAVVRTALYYDLEVTGIRRGYEGMIKGEMIPMDRKSVSNIIQRGGTILKTARSDEFRTPEGRQIAYNQLKKNGVDALVGIGGDGTFTGARIFGEEFDIPIVGLPGTIDNDLQGTDFTIGYDTAINTVIDAVDKIRDTAESHDRLFIVEVMGRDSGLIALRTGIAAGAEAILIPETKTNENALFDRLERGRKDKSSKIVIVAEAEEAGGAFEIARQVREKYPNYDTRISILGHIQRGGRPSCMDRVLASRVGVASVEALLAGHRNELIGVVNNEIAYTPFDHAIKHHSDINPNLLKIVEILSL, from the coding sequence ATGGCTCAAATTAAAAACATAGGTGTTTTTACTTCCGGAGGGGATGCACCGGGTATGAATGCTGCCATAAGGGCAGTTGTACGTACCGCATTATACTATGACCTTGAAGTAACCGGCATACGCCGCGGGTACGAAGGCATGATTAAGGGCGAAATGATCCCGATGGATCGTAAGTCTGTGTCAAACATTATACAGCGTGGGGGTACAATTTTGAAAACCGCCCGCAGTGATGAGTTCAGAACTCCCGAAGGACGGCAGATAGCATACAATCAGTTAAAGAAAAACGGTGTAGATGCACTGGTAGGCATAGGCGGCGACGGTACATTTACAGGCGCGCGTATTTTCGGCGAGGAGTTTGATATCCCGATTGTTGGTTTACCCGGCACCATTGATAATGATTTACAGGGAACTGACTTTACTATTGGCTACGACACTGCGATCAATACGGTAATTGACGCGGTTGACAAGATCAGGGATACGGCAGAATCACACGACAGGCTATTTATAGTTGAAGTAATGGGCCGCGACTCGGGCCTGATTGCCCTGCGTACAGGCATAGCCGCCGGAGCCGAAGCCATTTTAATTCCCGAAACCAAAACCAACGAAAACGCCTTGTTTGACAGGCTTGAACGTGGCCGAAAAGATAAATCATCGAAAATTGTAATTGTAGCCGAAGCAGAGGAAGCAGGTGGTGCGTTTGAAATTGCCCGGCAGGTGAGAGAGAAATATCCTAACTACGATACCCGGATATCGATATTGGGTCATATCCAGCGAGGCGGCCGCCCAAGTTGCATGGATAGGGTTTTGGCAAGCCGCGTAGGGGTAGCATCGGTGGAAGCCTTATTAGCAGGGCATCGCAATGAGTTGATAGGTGTGGTGAATAACGAAATTGCTTATACACCATTTGACCATGCCATTAAGCATCATAGTGATATCAATCCCAATTTATTAAAGATAGTAGAGATACTTTCGTTATAA
- a CDS encoding MlaD family protein has protein sequence MKTTTGQKLKIGIFTAIGILILFVAIFLIGSQKNLFSSTYRVHGVFKNVGGLQVGNNVRLAGINVGVVEGIQILTDTSVRVDLTLNTSVQKFVKTDAKLSIGTDGFIGDKLITISPGGATTTQIAQEGQQLATVPPFDTDKLIARATKIIDNAATLTGDLSEIVGKVNQGKGSIGRLLNNDKMAKDMEHTVSEAKKTMSSVKTTTGTLNEDLKAAQSNFLLKGFFKKKQKAAQAKKDSIEKAKKAVSDTTTKKKRRGFLGIGKKE, from the coding sequence ATGAAAACCACTACCGGACAGAAACTAAAAATAGGGATATTCACAGCCATCGGAATATTGATCCTGTTTGTAGCCATATTTTTAATAGGAAGCCAGAAAAATTTGTTTAGTTCAACATACCGGGTACATGGGGTGTTTAAAAACGTGGGCGGCTTACAGGTTGGTAACAACGTACGGCTGGCTGGTATTAACGTGGGCGTTGTAGAGGGGATCCAGATCCTGACGGATACTTCAGTCCGGGTAGATCTTACGTTGAATACAAGCGTTCAAAAGTTTGTTAAAACGGATGCTAAACTTTCCATAGGTACTGATGGCTTCATCGGTGATAAGCTGATCACTATTTCACCGGGCGGTGCAACCACAACCCAAATCGCCCAGGAAGGACAACAATTAGCTACCGTGCCTCCTTTTGATACTGATAAACTGATTGCCAGGGCCACTAAGATTATTGATAACGCGGCAACCCTTACCGGCGACTTATCCGAAATTGTAGGGAAAGTTAACCAGGGTAAAGGAAGTATAGGGCGCTTATTAAATAACGATAAAATGGCCAAGGATATGGAGCACACGGTAAGTGAAGCTAAAAAAACCATGAGTTCTGTAAAAACAACCACAGGGACGCTTAATGAAGATTTAAAAGCGGCCCAAAGTAATTTTCTGCTAAAGGGCTTCTTCAAAAAGAAACAAAAGGCTGCCCAGGCAAAAAAGGATTCGATTGAAAAAGCCAAAAAAGCGGTGTCAGATACCACTACAAAGAAAAAACGTAGAGGCTTTTTGGGCATAGGCAAAAAAGAATAG
- a CDS encoding PAS domain-containing protein — translation MLKKLLSAINDCAWAYNQNAQKYVFISPNIQSNLGITAEALSADKELWQNMILADDRRLISEAEPDLDEWAQIYYRVSTNDEIKWIFEKRTRFLDTDTNDEIVLSVIKDVTDQNTVNYNLNNSLGDFRILFDGSHNPMWIYEMPSLRIIKVNKAATEHYGYSNEEFLTMTIRDVRPKFDLAAFNEYLFRKGITRGTMHGYNTGGIWRHQNKAGEIIYAEITGYEFKYNNTSCRIIVATDVTAQVKYQQEMENRDALGKNL, via the coding sequence ATGCTTAAAAAACTACTGTCGGCTATAAACGATTGTGCCTGGGCATATAACCAGAACGCGCAAAAGTATGTTTTCATCAGCCCTAATATCCAATCGAATTTAGGAATTACAGCAGAGGCACTTAGCGCGGATAAAGAGCTTTGGCAAAATATGATTTTGGCCGACGACCGCCGTTTAATAAGCGAGGCAGAACCCGATCTTGATGAATGGGCGCAGATATATTACCGTGTTAGTACGAATGATGAGATTAAATGGATATTTGAAAAACGCACCCGCTTTTTAGATACCGACACTAACGATGAGATCGTATTATCGGTAATTAAGGATGTTACCGACCAGAACACCGTAAATTATAATTTAAACAATTCCCTTGGCGATTTTCGGATATTATTTGATGGCAGCCATAACCCGATGTGGATTTATGAGATGCCGTCGTTACGAATTATAAAAGTAAATAAGGCGGCAACCGAGCATTATGGCTACAGTAACGAGGAGTTTCTAACCATGACCATCAGGGACGTGCGGCCCAAATTCGATCTGGCGGCATTTAATGAATATCTATTTCGGAAAGGGATTACCAGGGGAACCATGCATGGGTACAATACCGGTGGCATCTGGAGGCATCAAAATAAGGCCGGAGAGATCATTTACGCCGAAATAACCGGTTACGAATTTAAATACAATAACACCTCTTGCCGTATTATTGTTGCTACCGACGTTACCGCACAAGTAAAATACCAGCAAGAGATGGAAAACCGAGATGCTCTGGGCAAAAATTTATAA
- the ftsH gene encoding ATP-dependent zinc metalloprotease FtsH: protein MKDNRSDKKPSIRRNPNKKISPKTPKFNIMWLYAVVVLALLVVPVVLGGSGGKLINWQRFEGKMLKQHDVDHLVAYKSGDLVFAEVYIKKDSLKKPEYNDLQDKGTFNFSGGTNPQYIFSDASFESLKKSVNDAEAGLPDNQKTSISFEPHESIWSSWLVQTVIMVVLFAGMWVFIMRRMSGGSGGGPGGQIFNIGKSKATLFDKEAQVSVTFNDVAGLEEAKYEVMEIVDFLKNPKKYTNLGGKIPKGALLVGSPGTGKTLLAKAVAGEAQVPFFSLSGSDFVEMFVGVGASRVRDLFRQAKDKAPCIIFIDEIDAIGRARGKNNMVGGNDERENTLNQLLVEMDGFGTDSGIIILAATNRPDVLDSALLRPGRFDRQISIDKPDLIGREQIFKVHLGPVKTSPEVDAKKLSAQTPGFAGAEIANVCNEAALIAARKDKEAVDMQDFQDAIDRVIGGLEKKNKIISPEEKRIVAYHEAGHAIAGWFLEHADPLVKVSIVPRGVAALGYAQYLPKEQFLYTTEQLLDEMSVSMGGRVAEDIVFGKISTGALSDLERITKLAYAMTKIYGMNSNVGNVSFYDPQGEYQFNKPYSDTTAEMIDNEVRKLVDSVYITTKELLNAKREGLEKLAAKLLEKEVLFQSDLEEILGKRPFDERTTYDKFVNGEAALNPGVDNNAIPESLTNPAKDNINGDAPVA from the coding sequence ATGAAAGATAATAGATCTGATAAAAAACCCTCCATCCGGAGAAATCCCAATAAGAAAATTAGCCCTAAAACGCCAAAATTTAATATCATGTGGCTTTATGCCGTTGTTGTACTGGCTTTATTGGTAGTACCGGTTGTTTTAGGCGGAAGCGGTGGCAAGTTAATTAACTGGCAGCGCTTTGAAGGCAAAATGCTTAAACAGCACGATGTTGACCATTTAGTTGCCTACAAAAGCGGCGACCTTGTTTTTGCCGAAGTTTATATTAAAAAAGATAGTTTAAAGAAACCAGAATACAATGATTTGCAGGATAAAGGTACTTTTAACTTTTCCGGAGGAACTAACCCGCAGTACATATTTTCTGATGCTTCTTTCGAGAGTTTGAAGAAATCGGTAAATGATGCTGAAGCAGGCCTTCCCGATAATCAAAAAACTTCTATTTCGTTTGAACCGCACGAAAGTATCTGGTCCAGCTGGTTGGTACAAACCGTAATTATGGTAGTACTGTTTGCAGGTATGTGGGTATTCATTATGCGCCGTATGTCTGGCGGATCTGGCGGCGGGCCGGGCGGGCAAATCTTTAATATCGGTAAATCAAAAGCTACGCTGTTTGATAAGGAGGCGCAGGTATCGGTAACTTTTAACGATGTTGCCGGTTTAGAAGAAGCCAAATACGAGGTAATGGAGATTGTAGATTTCCTGAAGAACCCCAAAAAATATACTAACCTGGGTGGTAAGATACCTAAAGGTGCTTTATTGGTAGGCTCACCAGGTACTGGTAAAACTTTGTTGGCTAAAGCTGTTGCCGGCGAAGCACAGGTGCCTTTCTTCTCCTTATCTGGTTCAGACTTTGTGGAAATGTTTGTAGGGGTGGGTGCATCGCGTGTTCGTGATCTGTTCCGCCAAGCTAAGGATAAAGCGCCTTGTATCATTTTTATTGATGAGATTGATGCCATTGGCCGTGCCCGTGGTAAAAACAATATGGTTGGCGGTAACGATGAGCGCGAAAATACCCTGAACCAATTGCTGGTTGAAATGGATGGTTTTGGTACCGACTCTGGTATTATTATCCTTGCTGCTACTAACCGTCCGGATGTACTGGATTCGGCATTGCTTCGTCCCGGACGTTTTGACAGACAAATATCTATCGATAAACCAGATTTAATTGGTCGCGAACAAATATTTAAGGTGCATTTGGGTCCCGTGAAAACGTCGCCCGAAGTGGATGCCAAAAAGCTTTCTGCCCAAACCCCAGGTTTTGCCGGTGCCGAAATTGCTAATGTGTGCAACGAGGCCGCATTAATAGCTGCCCGTAAAGATAAGGAAGCTGTTGACATGCAGGATTTCCAGGATGCAATTGACCGTGTTATTGGCGGTTTAGAAAAGAAGAACAAGATTATTTCTCCGGAAGAAAAACGTATCGTTGCTTATCATGAAGCAGGACACGCTATTGCTGGCTGGTTTTTAGAACATGCCGATCCGTTGGTAAAGGTATCTATCGTGCCGCGTGGGGTTGCAGCATTAGGTTACGCACAATATTTACCTAAAGAACAATTTTTATACACTACCGAGCAATTGCTTGATGAGATGAGTGTTTCGATGGGTGGCCGTGTTGCCGAAGATATTGTGTTTGGAAAAATATCAACCGGCGCTTTAAGCGATTTGGAACGTATTACCAAGCTTGCTTATGCCATGACTAAGATTTACGGTATGAACAGTAATGTAGGTAATGTTTCGTTTTACGATCCGCAGGGCGAATATCAGTTTAACAAGCCATACTCTGACACAACGGCCGAAATGATAGATAACGAAGTACGTAAATTAGTAGACAGTGTTTACATTACTACAAAAGAGTTATTGAACGCTAAACGTGAAGGCCTTGAAAAATTAGCTGCCAAGTTATTAGAGAAAGAGGTTCTGTTCCAGTCGGACCTGGAAGAGATATTAGGCAAGCGCCCGTTCGACGAGCGTACCACGTATGATAAGTTTGTTAATGGCGAAGCTGCATTGAACCCAGGTGTTGATAACAACGCTATACCAGAATCGTTAACTAACCCGGCAAAGGATAACATCAACGGTGATGCTCCAGTAGCCTAA